The Vibrio tubiashii ATCC 19109 genome has a segment encoding these proteins:
- the tpdA gene encoding cyclic di-GMP phosphodiesterase TpdA yields MIRFELGSQICVCLSEDELLIEIDHQRHASLSITDNEYLILSTISAYGTLNSPICQRAIENKLTQNHQVTLPENGFKNVIASLRKKFKKLIKPHLETRKNIIENIHRVGYFVPFESHDNQKNGADQQKRVNKVAKHAVVTALKYCLTNRKLYFDLGLVLMLSSLGFVFICYITINALIKQSYFNDVNDFTDALAEQSCFTDQTTLSSMFDQVELVESSMMIDRYNTRCLVTPEHVMPVSKQQYDQWLENSNYIMHEFEKKGTTMVVRVKNINLSRSIEGHLSSFFLKGIKICTNTGTSLKVGKTDGRPSISKETDAGYTELFYISNPIRNILLFTVLMVIMLRYKNLIAISQYFLGIRRFSMKLEPIYDTEGHVNLHYEALSRFTTSNTQKFIETLIARDLLLTHTLLVIKTLYAEETNLLAPVSVNVCPSLLKGDNFRSLYQCLSQYDCHYLTIEITENASMYYTDEIYHNIRLIKSLGCKISIDDFGTGNNNVELIGKIKPDYLKIDRDFVIGMRQDEKKIETVRQLIAMGKAYQCTIIVEGVETAECAHLLTKLGAKIHQGFYYALA; encoded by the coding sequence ATGATTAGGTTTGAACTTGGAAGTCAAATCTGTGTGTGCCTGTCGGAAGACGAACTCTTAATCGAGATCGATCACCAACGACATGCATCCCTTTCCATTACTGACAACGAATATCTAATATTAAGCACTATATCCGCATACGGAACATTAAACTCACCAATCTGCCAACGAGCTATCGAGAATAAGCTCACGCAAAATCATCAGGTAACATTGCCAGAAAACGGCTTTAAGAATGTTATCGCCTCATTGCGTAAAAAATTTAAAAAGCTGATCAAGCCTCATCTGGAAACAAGAAAAAACATCATAGAAAACATCCATCGGGTCGGATATTTCGTTCCTTTCGAAAGTCACGACAACCAGAAAAATGGAGCCGACCAACAAAAAAGAGTCAATAAAGTCGCTAAGCATGCTGTCGTCACTGCGCTTAAATATTGCCTAACCAATCGAAAACTCTATTTTGATCTCGGGCTTGTTTTAATGCTATCGAGTCTTGGTTTCGTTTTTATTTGCTATATCACTATTAATGCCCTTATTAAGCAAAGCTACTTCAATGACGTTAACGACTTCACAGACGCTCTCGCTGAGCAAAGCTGTTTTACAGATCAAACAACACTGAGTTCTATGTTCGATCAAGTAGAGCTAGTTGAATCGAGTATGATGATCGATCGATACAATACTCGCTGCTTAGTGACGCCAGAACATGTTATGCCTGTAAGCAAACAACAATATGATCAATGGCTTGAGAACAGCAACTACATCATGCATGAGTTCGAAAAGAAAGGAACGACTATGGTGGTGCGAGTAAAGAACATTAACCTATCTCGAAGTATAGAGGGCCATCTATCAAGTTTCTTTCTTAAAGGCATTAAGATCTGCACCAACACGGGTACATCACTCAAGGTGGGTAAAACAGATGGGCGACCATCAATAAGCAAGGAAACAGATGCAGGCTATACGGAGCTTTTTTACATATCCAACCCTATACGTAATATCCTGCTATTTACCGTGTTAATGGTCATAATGCTGCGCTACAAAAACCTGATTGCAATTAGCCAATATTTCCTAGGTATTAGGCGATTTAGCATGAAACTAGAACCTATTTATGACACTGAGGGACACGTAAATCTGCACTATGAAGCCCTTTCCCGTTTCACGACTTCGAATACACAGAAGTTTATTGAAACGCTGATAGCAAGGGACTTACTGCTCACTCACACATTGTTGGTTATCAAGACCTTGTATGCCGAAGAAACTAACTTGCTTGCTCCGGTCAGTGTCAATGTTTGCCCTTCTCTATTGAAAGGCGACAATTTTCGCTCGCTATACCAATGTTTAAGCCAATACGATTGCCATTATCTAACCATCGAGATCACTGAAAACGCTTCGATGTATTATACCGATGAGATTTACCACAATATCCGTCTGATCAAATCCCTTGGGTGTAAAATTAGCATTGATGATTTTGGGACTGGCAATAACAACGTCGAATTGATCGGAAAAATTAAGCCTGATTACCTCAAAATTGACCGAGACTTTGTTATTGGCATGCGCCAAGACGAAAAGAAAATTGAAACGGTTCGTCAACTCATTGCTATGGGTAAAGCCTACCAATGTACAATCATTGTTGAAGGTGTTGAAACGGCGGAATGTGCGCACCTGCTAACAAAGCTTGGAGCCAAAATACATCAGGGCTTTTATTACGCTCTCGCCTAA
- a CDS encoding endonuclease — translation MTIKMNKLTLVALMCSPMALAQIQNGDFEQWNGSTPASWTTIDSGISVAPSSVQIKSGGLSALITINTATQSNTDFLQTISVEQGKTYPISAAIFHTEGKVKARLIVDGYQNYSDPSKTNQWQDLTYTYTATTNKDIQVGLRFYDVSGFDGSEAVYVDNFQPTNSSTPQPSTCDKTNLTLSLTTDQYGSETSWNIKNSGSTVVASGEGYSNSTTYTKDICLDDGSYQFTILDSYGDGICCNSGNGAYSLKNGQEVIASGGQFQNSQTTNFTLGTTTPPPTSDYYKSAQGKSGFELKTSLYNIIKDHNSRGYSAIWTLVKDADIDNYYEKDGSILDVYSEKPETSDSINFTKVTDQCGQYSKEGDCYNREHSFPKSWFGGKVEPMNSDAHHLFATDGYVNAKRSNWPFGEVASTTYVSSNGSKLGSASSSLGYSGTVFEPIDEFKGDFARAYFYMATRYENVIGSWQNNSSNSDAVLNGNSTTVFEPWLLSMLKRWHKEDPVSTKEVNRNQAVFEFQGNRNPFIDHPEFVTQIWGN, via the coding sequence ATGACAATAAAAATGAATAAACTCACCCTAGTCGCATTGATGTGTTCCCCTATGGCTTTAGCACAAATACAAAATGGCGACTTTGAACAGTGGAATGGAAGCACACCCGCTAGCTGGACAACTATCGACTCTGGTATATCTGTTGCCCCATCGAGTGTCCAGATAAAAAGTGGTGGTTTATCCGCTCTTATCACCATCAATACGGCTACTCAGAGTAACACCGACTTTTTGCAAACAATCTCTGTAGAGCAAGGAAAAACGTACCCAATCTCGGCCGCTATCTTTCATACAGAAGGCAAGGTGAAAGCGAGGCTTATCGTAGACGGATACCAGAATTATTCAGATCCATCCAAAACAAACCAGTGGCAAGATCTCACCTATACGTATACTGCCACCACTAATAAAGACATTCAGGTTGGACTCAGATTTTACGATGTATCTGGTTTTGACGGTTCAGAAGCGGTTTACGTTGACAATTTCCAACCAACAAACTCCTCTACCCCTCAGCCATCGACGTGCGATAAGACTAATCTCACCCTCTCATTGACTACCGATCAATATGGTTCAGAAACTTCTTGGAACATCAAAAACAGTGGCTCGACCGTTGTCGCTTCCGGAGAGGGTTACAGCAACTCTACCACCTATACCAAGGATATTTGTCTCGACGATGGCAGCTATCAATTCACAATCCTAGATAGCTACGGAGATGGGATTTGCTGTAACTCTGGTAATGGTGCTTATTCGTTAAAAAATGGTCAAGAAGTCATCGCGTCCGGCGGTCAATTCCAAAACAGCCAAACCACTAACTTTACTCTTGGCACTACTACCCCACCGCCAACCAGCGACTACTATAAGTCTGCACAAGGGAAATCCGGATTTGAGCTAAAAACCTCGTTGTATAACATCATCAAGGATCACAACAGTCGCGGCTATTCCGCCATTTGGACTCTAGTTAAAGACGCCGACATAGATAACTACTACGAGAAAGATGGTTCAATTCTCGACGTCTATTCCGAAAAACCAGAAACATCGGACTCCATCAACTTCACTAAAGTGACTGACCAGTGCGGGCAATATAGCAAGGAAGGCGATTGCTATAACCGAGAACACTCGTTCCCTAAAAGCTGGTTTGGTGGCAAGGTAGAACCAATGAACTCCGATGCCCATCACCTGTTCGCTACCGACGGTTACGTTAATGCGAAACGCAGTAACTGGCCTTTTGGTGAGGTGGCAAGTACCACTTATGTCTCAAGCAATGGTTCAAAACTTGGTAGCGCTAGCAGTTCATTAGGCTACAGCGGTACAGTGTTTGAACCTATAGATGAATTCAAAGGGGACTTTGCTCGTGCGTATTTCTATATGGCAACTCGCTATGAAAATGTGATTGGAAGCTGGCAAAACAATAGCTCTAATTCAGACGCAGTGCTAAACGGTAACAGCACTACGGTATTTGAACCTTGGCTTCTTTCGATGTTAAAGCGTTGGCACAAAGAGGATCCTGTCAGTACTAAGGAAGTGAATCGCAATCAAGCCGTATTTGAGTTCCAAGGAAATAGAAACCCATTTATCGACCATCCTGAGTTTGTCACGCAAATTTGGGGAAACTAA
- a CDS encoding amino acid permease produces the protein MNTKLLGSALIISGTALGAGMLAIPMVLAQFGLLYGTLLMVLIWFGTTYSALLLLEATIKSGGGLGLNSIARKTLGKGGQLVSNGLLYALLICLLMAYILGAADLLSQGLSALGLSISFTQSQILFTLIAGAIVACGTGVIDKLNRALFFVMIASLAVTLLVLLPEFSTQNLAQVSNNDQIGLIQTSAVLFTSFGFMVVIPSLVTYNSEATDKQLRNMVILGSLIPLFCYLCWLFAVVGNLPPEQLKEFASVSELMAGFEHDAPWIGTVLSLFTGLALLTSFFGVAMSLFHQNSDTFKQNRVVTYVLTFVLPLIGAIMAADQFLSVLAYAGIILVFLAVFVPLAMVYKLRIANTLSERYAAEGGNAMMLFGLAFGGFLLVSQVI, from the coding sequence ATGAATACAAAACTTCTGGGCAGCGCGCTCATTATTTCTGGTACAGCGCTTGGCGCTGGTATGCTTGCAATTCCTATGGTACTAGCCCAATTTGGCTTATTGTACGGAACCCTTTTAATGGTACTGATTTGGTTTGGTACCACATATTCAGCATTACTTTTGCTCGAAGCAACCATCAAATCTGGTGGCGGGTTAGGACTTAACTCGATAGCTCGCAAAACGTTAGGCAAGGGCGGACAACTTGTCTCCAATGGTCTGCTCTATGCTCTGCTCATCTGCCTATTGATGGCATACATTCTTGGCGCAGCAGACTTGTTGTCTCAAGGCCTTTCCGCTCTTGGATTGTCGATTAGCTTCACTCAAAGTCAGATTCTATTTACTTTGATTGCTGGTGCGATTGTTGCGTGCGGTACAGGCGTGATCGATAAGCTTAACCGAGCGCTTTTCTTTGTTATGATCGCAAGCTTGGCGGTTACTTTACTGGTGCTTCTGCCAGAGTTTTCAACGCAAAATCTTGCTCAAGTGAGCAACAACGATCAGATCGGTTTGATTCAAACCAGTGCAGTGCTGTTTACCAGTTTTGGCTTTATGGTTGTGATCCCAAGTTTGGTGACTTACAACAGTGAGGCGACAGACAAGCAGCTAAGAAATATGGTTATTCTTGGTTCTTTGATCCCTTTGTTTTGCTACCTGTGTTGGTTGTTTGCTGTCGTCGGTAACTTGCCGCCAGAACAGCTCAAAGAATTTGCTAGCGTTTCTGAGTTGATGGCAGGCTTTGAGCATGACGCACCTTGGATTGGCACAGTGTTGTCTCTGTTTACAGGCTTAGCGCTGCTGACATCTTTCTTCGGTGTTGCAATGTCACTGTTCCACCAAAACAGCGATACCTTCAAACAAAATCGTGTAGTCACTTATGTGCTGACCTTCGTATTGCCGTTAATCGGTGCGATCATGGCTGCTGATCAGTTCTTATCTGTTCTGGCTTACGCGGGAATTATCTTGGTATTTCTGGCCGTTTTCGTTCCTCTTGCTATGGTCTACAAACTAAGAATAGCGAACACCTTAAGTGAGCGTTATGCTGCTGAAGGCGGTAATGCAATGATGTTATTTGGGCTGGCTTTTGGTGGGTTCTTGCTTGTATCGCAAGTAATATAG
- a CDS encoding SulP family inorganic anion transporter, with the protein MIKTLQTHWLSNIKGDSLAGIVVALALIPEAIAFSIIAGVDPKVGLYASFCICAITALVGSRPGMISGATGAMALLMVTLVKEHGIQYLFAASFLTGVIQIAIGYLKLGNLMNYVSKAVITGFVNALAILIFLAQLPELTDVSSSVYVLVALGLGVIYLFPYFPGLGRSVPSPLVAIVVVTTIALALRLDVRTIGDMGKLPDSLPTFLIPDVPLSIETLTIILPYSIALSIVGVLESLMTATIVDDLTDTESNKNNECKGQGIANLVSSLFGGMAGCAMIGQSVINIKSGGLTRLSTLVAGLGLLLMVVFLSDWLTMIPMAALVSVMIMVSIGTFSWRSIAELKDHTWPTNVTMVVTVITVVLTHNLAIGVLVGVVLSALFYAHTSKSMVFISDTVIVEDVQSVHKISGNVFFASSDAFIDMFDFESATPKVTIDATHAHFLDNTAVEALDKVVFKFRKKGSKVEVTGMNEVSERLIRKHAMFLKHEELMAVSITH; encoded by the coding sequence ATGATAAAAACACTACAAACACATTGGCTTTCAAACATCAAAGGAGACAGTTTAGCAGGCATTGTTGTCGCGCTTGCGCTTATCCCAGAAGCGATCGCTTTTTCAATTATTGCAGGGGTTGACCCAAAGGTGGGGTTGTACGCGTCATTTTGTATTTGTGCTATTACCGCCTTGGTGGGGAGTCGGCCAGGAATGATATCTGGCGCAACTGGGGCGATGGCTCTGCTAATGGTAACCCTTGTTAAAGAACACGGTATTCAATACCTGTTTGCAGCGTCTTTTTTGACTGGGGTGATTCAAATTGCTATAGGTTATTTGAAGCTAGGCAATCTGATGAACTATGTATCGAAGGCGGTCATTACTGGCTTTGTTAATGCTTTAGCGATTCTCATTTTCTTAGCTCAATTACCAGAGCTCACAGATGTTTCAAGTAGTGTCTATGTACTTGTAGCGCTAGGGCTCGGCGTTATTTATCTCTTTCCTTACTTCCCGGGGTTAGGTCGTTCGGTTCCTTCTCCTTTGGTCGCGATTGTTGTAGTGACGACCATTGCCTTAGCGTTGAGACTCGATGTGAGAACGATAGGCGATATGGGCAAATTACCTGATTCTTTACCCACTTTTCTCATTCCAGATGTTCCGCTTAGCATAGAAACATTAACTATTATCTTGCCCTATTCCATTGCCCTATCGATAGTGGGTGTACTTGAGTCACTGATGACAGCAACTATAGTCGATGATTTAACGGATACTGAAAGCAACAAAAACAATGAATGCAAAGGGCAGGGGATTGCCAACCTTGTTTCGTCGCTGTTTGGAGGCATGGCAGGGTGTGCGATGATCGGTCAGTCGGTGATAAACATTAAGTCTGGTGGGTTAACCCGTTTGTCTACCTTAGTTGCAGGGCTAGGTTTACTTTTGATGGTTGTCTTTCTGTCTGATTGGTTGACTATGATCCCAATGGCAGCGTTAGTTTCGGTAATGATCATGGTCTCTATTGGCACTTTCTCTTGGCGCTCGATAGCTGAGCTCAAAGATCATACATGGCCTACCAATGTGACCATGGTTGTGACTGTAATAACCGTCGTCCTGACACACAACTTAGCGATAGGCGTCCTAGTTGGCGTAGTTTTGTCGGCTTTGTTTTATGCACATACGAGCAAGTCTATGGTGTTTATTTCAGATACGGTGATTGTTGAAGATGTCCAATCGGTTCATAAAATCAGTGGAAACGTATTTTTCGCCTCGTCAGATGCATTTATCGATATGTTTGATTTTGAGTCTGCTACACCGAAAGTCACCATTGACGCAACTCACGCCCATTTCTTAGATAACACAGCGGTAGAAGCGTTGGACAAGGTTGTATTTAAGTTCAGGAAAAAGGGTTCTAAAGTCGAAGTGACAGGGATGAATGAAGTCAGCGAGCGGCTGATTAGAAAACATGCCATGTTCCTCAAGCATGAAGAGTTAATGGCGGTCTCAATTACTCACTAA
- a CDS encoding methyl-accepting chemotaxis protein — protein MRLTITTKLLITLLTVFGLVLVASTTYQYLQQRELINSVLSEQLHDKASNYFDSLNMMMLTGTMVQKETLRQKALAQDGIEQVKVLRADAVSKLYGPGQENQNPIDDIDKRALAGEMIIEPINAEWGKGIVVALPMKSSENYRGTNCVACHMAPEGEVLGAIRLEYNLSHVNQLISQRAFIALAIMSAFGFVGFLVTMGLIRKIIVRPIQKTSGFMQSVSETKDLSQRLVTKQTDEIGQLSGAINSFMDTVNHSLEQVQSTSHKVAASASELTQVAQVTDSAASNQQAETAEVHGNIEQMQSQQVQVESATEEASTLIKHTTHIAEQSARQAHGASDEIKSLVTDIEQVKESIVELNDQTAEVSSILEVIKGVAEQTNLLALNAAIEAARAGEQGRGFAVVADEVRNLASRTAEATGSIENIIAQFQKDSEASLSSVDTVCGTAHQRSNEIELLSQAMNEVVDEMKQALAHANSIQQQSSSTAHLSHEVQGKVQVINQHANQTTESAAQTRDISMNLEQLSEHLEQLLAQFTLSTKK, from the coding sequence ATGCGCCTAACTATTACTACAAAGTTGCTCATTACATTGTTAACGGTTTTTGGCTTAGTCCTTGTAGCGTCAACAACATACCAATACTTGCAGCAACGAGAATTAATAAACTCCGTCTTGAGCGAACAACTCCACGACAAGGCGAGTAACTATTTTGACAGCCTAAACATGATGATGCTGACGGGTACCATGGTTCAAAAAGAAACTTTGAGGCAAAAAGCCCTCGCTCAAGATGGCATTGAACAAGTCAAAGTTCTTCGAGCAGACGCAGTCAGTAAGCTCTACGGACCTGGGCAAGAAAACCAAAACCCTATCGATGACATCGATAAACGTGCTCTTGCTGGTGAAATGATCATTGAACCTATTAACGCTGAATGGGGCAAAGGAATCGTGGTCGCTCTGCCGATGAAATCAAGCGAAAACTATCGTGGAACTAACTGTGTCGCTTGTCATATGGCACCAGAAGGTGAAGTGTTAGGGGCGATTCGCCTAGAGTACAACTTATCTCATGTTAACCAACTCATTAGCCAACGCGCCTTTATCGCTTTGGCTATCATGTCTGCATTCGGCTTTGTCGGCTTTTTAGTCACAATGGGCTTAATTAGAAAGATCATTGTTCGTCCAATTCAGAAGACTTCCGGCTTTATGCAAAGCGTCAGTGAAACAAAAGATCTTTCTCAACGACTCGTAACAAAACAAACCGATGAGATTGGTCAGCTATCAGGTGCCATCAACTCATTTATGGATACCGTTAACCATAGCCTTGAGCAGGTTCAGTCGACTTCTCACAAGGTCGCTGCAAGTGCCAGTGAACTGACGCAAGTCGCACAAGTCACTGACTCTGCAGCAAGTAACCAGCAAGCGGAAACCGCGGAAGTTCACGGCAATATTGAACAGATGCAGTCGCAACAAGTACAAGTAGAATCCGCAACGGAAGAAGCTTCAACTCTGATCAAACACACCACTCATATTGCAGAACAAAGTGCCCGTCAGGCGCATGGCGCAAGTGACGAGATTAAGAGCTTAGTGACCGATATTGAGCAAGTAAAAGAAAGCATTGTTGAACTTAACGATCAAACTGCTGAAGTATCGAGCATCTTGGAAGTGATTAAAGGCGTTGCCGAGCAAACCAACCTTCTCGCCCTAAATGCCGCTATCGAAGCAGCGCGTGCGGGTGAACAGGGCCGCGGATTTGCCGTAGTCGCAGACGAAGTGCGCAACCTTGCAAGTCGCACCGCTGAAGCAACCGGTAGTATCGAAAACATCATCGCCCAGTTCCAAAAAGACAGCGAAGCGTCACTCTCTTCCGTCGACACCGTTTGTGGCACAGCACATCAACGTTCAAATGAAATTGAGCTTCTTTCACAAGCAATGAATGAAGTAGTAGATGAGATGAAACAAGCGCTTGCTCATGCAAACAGTATCCAGCAACAATCGAGTAGCACTGCGCACTTAAGTCATGAGGTCCAAGGTAAAGTTCAAGTGATAAACCAACATGCGAACCAAACTACCGAGTCAGCGGCGCAAACAAGAGACATCAGTATGAATCTTGAGCAACTTTCTGAACACCTAGAGCAGTTGTTGGCACAATTTACCCTTTCAACAAAGAAATAA
- the asnS gene encoding asparagine--tRNA ligase: MTYAPVSDVLKGQLAVDSEVTVRGWIRSRRDSKAGISFLAIYDGSCFDPIQAVVPNNLNNYEDEVLKLTTGCSVEVTGKIVESPAKGQDFELAATDVKVVGWVEDAETYPMAKTRHSIEYLREVAHLRPRTNVIGAVARVRNCLSQAIHRFYHEQGYFWVSAPLITASDAEGAGEMFRVSTLDMENLPRTEKGDVDFNEDFFGKETFLTVSGQLNAEAYACALSKVYTFGPTFRAENSNTSRHLAEFWMVEPEVAFADLEDIAKLSEDMLKYVFKAVLAECRDDLEFFAQRIDKEAITRLEQFVSSDFAQVDYTDAIQILLDSGREFEFPVEWGIDMSSEHERFLAEEHFKAPVIVKNYPKDIKAFYMRSNDDGKTVAAMDVLAPGIGEIIGGAQREERLDVLDARMREMGIDPEHMSWYRDLRKYGTVPHAGFGLGFERLVSYVTGMGNVRDVIPFPRTPRSANF, from the coding sequence ATGACTTACGCGCCTGTATCAGACGTTTTGAAAGGTCAGCTAGCAGTAGACAGTGAAGTAACTGTTCGTGGCTGGATCCGTTCACGTCGTGATTCCAAAGCTGGAATCTCTTTCCTTGCCATTTATGACGGCTCTTGTTTCGACCCGATTCAGGCCGTGGTCCCTAATAATCTTAATAATTACGAAGACGAAGTACTAAAGCTGACTACTGGCTGCTCTGTTGAAGTAACTGGTAAGATTGTTGAGTCTCCTGCGAAAGGTCAAGACTTTGAACTAGCAGCAACTGACGTAAAAGTTGTTGGCTGGGTTGAAGACGCAGAAACTTACCCAATGGCAAAAACACGTCACTCTATCGAGTACTTACGTGAAGTAGCACACCTACGTCCACGTACAAACGTAATCGGTGCTGTTGCACGTGTTCGTAACTGCCTGTCTCAAGCGATTCACCGCTTCTACCACGAGCAAGGCTACTTCTGGGTATCTGCGCCGCTAATCACTGCTTCTGATGCGGAAGGTGCTGGTGAAATGTTCCGCGTATCTACGCTAGACATGGAAAACCTGCCTCGCACTGAAAAAGGCGACGTAGATTTCAATGAAGATTTCTTCGGTAAAGAGACCTTCCTAACAGTATCTGGTCAGCTAAACGCAGAAGCATACGCTTGTGCCCTAAGCAAAGTGTACACATTCGGCCCTACGTTCCGTGCTGAAAACTCAAACACTAGCCGCCACCTAGCGGAATTCTGGATGGTTGAACCTGAAGTTGCATTCGCTGATCTAGAAGATATCGCTAAGCTGTCTGAAGATATGCTGAAATACGTATTCAAAGCAGTGCTTGCTGAATGTCGTGACGATCTTGAGTTCTTTGCTCAACGTATCGACAAAGAAGCAATCACTCGTCTAGAGCAGTTTGTTTCTTCTGACTTCGCTCAAGTTGACTACACTGACGCAATCCAAATCCTTCTGGATTCTGGTCGTGAGTTCGAATTCCCTGTTGAATGGGGTATCGATATGTCTTCTGAGCACGAGCGTTTCCTAGCAGAAGAACACTTCAAAGCACCTGTTATCGTTAAGAACTACCCGAAAGACATCAAAGCTTTCTACATGCGTTCTAACGACGATGGTAAAACAGTTGCTGCGATGGACGTTCTAGCACCAGGCATCGGTGAGATCATCGGTGGTGCTCAACGTGAAGAGCGTTTAGACGTACTGGATGCTCGTATGCGCGAAATGGGTATCGACCCTGAACACATGAGCTGGTACCGTGACCTGCGTAAATACGGCACTGTGCCACACGCTGGCTTCGGTCTAGGCTTTGAGCGTCTAGTCTCTTACGTAACGGGTATGGGCAACGTTCGTGACGTGATTCCATTCCCACGTACGCCACGCTCTGCAAACTTCTAA
- a CDS encoding aminotransferase-like domain-containing protein, with the protein MNRYQQLAEKLKQQIIDNTWRPGEKIPSLRAASKSFSVSSATVLQAYQLLESEGWIKAKPQSGYFVTSAIENGQRERSQPTVRSEYNDELYEFLKSNNQAAVAFGSAFPTPDLFPLQSLNRHLASAGRKVPAESVIQNLPPGNEALRRMIAQRYITHGVAVSHEDIVLTSGAMEALNLSLQVVCEPGDTVVIETPTFYGALQAVERLKLNVMQVPVNPSTGIDLPQLEQAFSQNDVKACWLMANYQNPTGASLSDASKRSVVELANQYSVYLIEDDVYAELHFKERKPYPLKYWDDQDQVLLCGSLSKSLCPGYRIGWVVNRTLSDRLQKQQLTSTLSASSPIQQGVAHYLQFESYDNHLRKLRKQLHARQKEYLSWINRCLPGVVSVQKPEGGYFLWLEFESMIDTYLIYQELKKSDISIAYGNLFAANNQFQNCMRINISFELTDKVKNALIKIGQLVNC; encoded by the coding sequence ATGAATCGCTACCAGCAATTAGCAGAAAAATTAAAGCAACAGATAATCGATAACACGTGGCGTCCCGGGGAAAAAATCCCGTCCCTTCGTGCAGCAAGCAAAAGCTTTTCGGTCAGTTCAGCGACCGTGTTGCAAGCATATCAGCTGCTTGAATCAGAAGGGTGGATCAAGGCGAAACCGCAGTCTGGCTACTTTGTTACGTCAGCCATCGAAAATGGTCAACGAGAAAGATCTCAGCCGACTGTTCGAAGTGAATACAATGACGAGCTCTACGAGTTTCTAAAAAGTAACAATCAAGCCGCGGTCGCATTTGGCTCCGCATTTCCCACACCTGATTTGTTTCCTCTTCAATCGCTCAACCGCCATTTAGCCAGTGCGGGTAGAAAAGTCCCAGCAGAAAGTGTGATACAAAATTTACCACCTGGTAATGAAGCGTTAAGGAGAATGATTGCTCAGCGCTACATAACTCATGGTGTTGCGGTGTCCCATGAAGATATCGTGTTGACTTCGGGAGCCATGGAGGCGCTGAATCTTAGCTTGCAGGTTGTCTGTGAGCCAGGCGATACGGTTGTGATTGAAACGCCTACCTTCTATGGCGCTTTACAAGCGGTAGAGCGGTTGAAGCTCAACGTGATGCAAGTGCCCGTTAATCCTTCAACTGGGATAGATTTACCACAGCTTGAGCAGGCATTTAGCCAAAATGATGTGAAAGCCTGTTGGCTAATGGCGAATTATCAAAATCCGACTGGTGCCTCATTGAGCGATGCGTCCAAACGATCAGTGGTTGAGTTGGCTAATCAATATAGTGTCTACCTGATTGAAGACGATGTCTATGCAGAATTGCATTTCAAGGAGCGTAAACCGTACCCACTCAAATATTGGGATGACCAAGACCAAGTGTTGCTGTGTGGTTCCCTGTCTAAATCACTTTGTCCCGGCTACCGAATAGGGTGGGTGGTTAATAGAACTTTGAGTGACAGGTTACAGAAGCAACAGCTTACCTCGACGTTATCGGCGAGTTCACCTATTCAACAAGGTGTTGCTCATTACCTTCAATTCGAAAGTTATGACAATCACTTACGAAAACTTCGTAAGCAATTGCATGCGAGGCAGAAAGAATATCTTAGTTGGATAAATAGGTGTTTACCGGGTGTCGTTTCCGTGCAGAAGCCCGAAGGGGGGTATTTTCTCTGGCTTGAGTTTGAGTCGATGATTGACACTTACCTTATCTACCAAGAGCTGAAGAAATCCGACATCTCAATCGCCTATGGCAATCTGTTTGCCGCCAACAATCAATTTCAGAATTGTATGCGTATCAACATCTCCTTCGAACTGACTGATAAGGTTAAGAACGCGCTCATAAAAATAGGGCAGTTAGTTAACTGCTAG